The Diospyros lotus cultivar Yz01 chromosome 15, ASM1463336v1, whole genome shotgun sequence genome has a window encoding:
- the LOC127792625 gene encoding F-box protein At3g07870-like has product MSDYIPEEILREILVRLPVRSLLRFTSVCKSWYSIIINPSFISLHLNRTLANRKSNDDKLLLRVYTNNDRKEHYFVLSDDDKFGDEYMEIECPIKSYFGYFRIVGRCNGLICFCDDYFRDAQNVIIWNPSIRKTVSLPLPYKPQRPHMFVLGFGAHPITHEYKVVRIVYEKEDLHRFKVPSEVEIYTQATGKWKGVNSAPPPYCMVEFSWSQVFLNGAVHWIAYDPSVVGAFRSLIVSFDMGEEVFREVILPSALAEQRPTYLSVASFGESLAVLCSAQMGRGASCVWVMKDFGLVESWTKLYSVNLPGVLDRTLGFRKNGEVLLSTTYNSLLSFDPGTRTIMNTGITGSSYSFNVDTFMESLVLLKDKVVVPWRG; this is encoded by the coding sequence ATGTCAGACTACATACCCGAGGAAATCTTGCGTGAAATTCTCGTAAGACTGCCTGTAAGGTCTTTGCTTCGATTCACATCTGTCTGCAAATCATGGTACTCTATAATTATAAACCCTAGTTTCATCTCCCTCCACCTCAATCGAACCCTAGCAAACAGAAAATCAAACGACGACAAGCTTCTACTTAGGGTTTATACCAACAATGACAGGAAAGAGCACTACTTCGTGTTATCCGACGACGACAAGTTCGGAGATGAGTATATGGAAATCGAGTGCCCAATAAAAAGCTATTTTGGGTATTTCAGGATAGTTGGCAGATGCAACGGGTTGATTTGTTTTTGCGACGATTACTTCCGAGATGCGCAAAACGTTATTATCTGGAACCCATCGATTAGGAAAACAGTGTCTCTTCCCTTGCCCTACAAGCCTCAGCGCCCGCATATGTTTGTTCTTGGATTTGGTGCCCATCCTATAACTCACGAGTATAAGGTGGTCAGGATTGTGTATGAGAAAGAGGATCTACACCGCTTCAAAGTTCCTTCAGAGGTTGAAATCTATACCCAAGCGACGGGGAAATGGAAAGGCGTTAATTCTGCTCCTCCTCCATATTGTATGGTTGAATTTTCATGGTCACAGGTTTTTCTGAATGGAGCTGTACATTGGATTGCTTATGATCCATCTGTGGTAGGTGCTTTTCGCAGTTTGATAGTGTCATTTGACATGGGGGAGGAGGTATTCCGGGAGGTGATACTGCCTTCTGCCCTAGCTGAACAGCGTCCGACATACTTATCTGTCGCTTCATTTGGAGAATCGCTTGCTGTGCTGTGCAGTGCGCAAATGGGAAGGGGGGCTTCCTGTGTGTGGGTGATGAAAGATTTTGGACTTGTAGAATCTTGGACTAAATTGTACAGTGTTAATCTACCAGGGGTGTTAGACAGAACATTGGGATTTAGGAAGAACGGTGAAGTGCTGTTATCAACTACTTATAACTCGCTGCTCTCTTTTGACCCTGGGACCAGAACAATCATGAATACAGGAATTACAGGGAGTTCTTACTCATTTAATGTTGATACGTTCATGGAAAGTCTGGTGCTACTGAAGGACAAGGTGGTGGTGCCTTGGAGAGGTTGA